A section of the Rhodothermus profundi genome encodes:
- the menE gene encoding o-succinylbenzoate--CoA ligase, with protein sequence MSTRNLICPLFQWSSRAPDQPVIWLASGPLTAGALEHRVRRILARLQQEGVGRGDRIGIWLDDPVATIACMLALWRLQAVACLLSTRTPPGGLATLIQQVGLQALITDRPVQPAVPCWSPETLQTGAPVVGADIPRLALEQEATIFFTSGSTGTPKGVLHTLRNHLYSARGVAQHVQLRAGDRWLLVLPLYHVGGMGVVIRCLLVGAAVVIPERQEPLEQALTRYEPTHVSLVHTQLWRLLRDFRDAPPRALRVVLLGGSAIPEDVLQEGVARRWPLLTSYGLTEMASTVTATPPGASLALLRTSGQVLPYRALKIGPDGSIQVRGAVRFAGYLENGQLRRPFEQGGWFDTGDLGWVDEKGLLHVEGRRDNRFISGGENIQPEAIERALQRLPGVAEAMVVPVPDPEFGERPAAFVRLSDSAPWTPERWRAQLRRELPGFMVPVAFWRWPEGVEAGLKVARRRLQEEARRRWQSPGKVHRA encoded by the coding sequence ATGAGCACGCGTAACCTGATTTGTCCTCTTTTTCAGTGGAGCAGCCGGGCGCCGGACCAACCGGTGATCTGGCTGGCGTCGGGGCCCCTTACGGCCGGGGCTCTGGAACACCGGGTGCGCAGGATTCTCGCCCGACTGCAACAGGAAGGAGTAGGGCGCGGGGATCGGATCGGGATCTGGCTGGATGATCCGGTAGCTACAATAGCCTGCATGCTTGCTCTCTGGCGGCTTCAGGCCGTGGCGTGTCTGCTGAGCACGCGCACGCCACCCGGAGGGCTGGCAACATTGATCCAACAGGTTGGGCTTCAGGCGCTGATTACGGATCGACCGGTGCAGCCGGCGGTGCCCTGCTGGTCGCCAGAGACGTTACAGACAGGTGCTCCCGTGGTGGGGGCAGACATTCCCCGGTTGGCGTTGGAGCAGGAGGCCACAATCTTTTTCACGTCCGGCAGCACAGGAACGCCCAAGGGTGTGCTGCATACGCTTCGCAATCACCTCTACAGTGCACGGGGCGTGGCGCAGCATGTTCAATTGCGGGCAGGGGATCGCTGGCTGCTGGTGTTGCCCCTCTATCATGTGGGGGGCATGGGCGTGGTAATCCGCTGTCTGCTGGTAGGGGCCGCAGTTGTGATTCCAGAGCGTCAGGAGCCGCTGGAGCAGGCGCTCACGCGCTATGAGCCCACGCATGTTTCGCTGGTACACACGCAGCTCTGGCGACTGCTTCGCGATTTCCGCGACGCGCCGCCGCGCGCACTGCGGGTGGTATTGCTGGGCGGCAGTGCTATTCCAGAGGACGTGCTGCAGGAAGGCGTAGCCCGCCGATGGCCGCTGCTCACCAGTTACGGCCTGACCGAGATGGCTTCAACGGTGACCGCTACACCTCCGGGCGCTTCTCTGGCATTGCTTCGGACTTCCGGGCAGGTGCTGCCTTACCGGGCACTGAAAATTGGCCCGGATGGATCCATTCAGGTGAGGGGGGCTGTACGATTTGCCGGCTACCTGGAAAATGGACAACTACGCCGGCCTTTTGAGCAAGGCGGGTGGTTCGATACGGGTGATCTGGGCTGGGTGGATGAAAAAGGGCTGTTGCATGTAGAGGGACGCCGTGATAACCGGTTCATTTCGGGAGGGGAAAACATTCAGCCCGAGGCAATTGAGCGGGCGCTGCAGCGTCTGCCGGGCGTTGCGGAAGCGATGGTGGTTCCGGTACCTGACCCGGAGTTTGGAGAGCGACCCGCCGCTTTTGTCCGGCTGAGCGACTCGGCACCATGGACGCCTGAACGCTGGCGCGCGCAATTGCGCCGAGAGTTGCCGGGCTTCATGGTGCCGGTTGCGTTCTGGCGCTGGCCCGAAGGGGTCGAAGCAGGCCTCAAAGTAGCACGACGCCGACTTCAAGAAGAAGCGCGGCGCCGCTGGCAATCAC
- the menC gene encoding o-succinylbenzoate synthase — MPETSWRLFRFALPLRISLPSGARVRQGWLIQIQQAEAVGWGEVAPLPGFSRETLDEAGRILQDRLFRLTSFPPEITWAEWAEAVEQSLESVPASVRWGVELALAQCQAARRGKRLDTWLAPDPLPMVSINALIPIDWREHPERLQAIRAAGYQAVKVKVGQHAPKEAAQDVRLLRNLLGPEVELRVDANRAWSLREALTFAEAIADRNVAYLEEPLRDPAELHDFVRRSPVPVALDETLAEQPDVPLHCWEGVAAVVLKPALIGGLLRAWQRAREANALGMTVVWSAAFETGVGTRGLLALAAASHSKAAAGLDPYHWLADDVVYPRLALHPATRVADALTGPWRLNAAVLEEVNEHA; from the coding sequence ATGCCGGAGACTTCCTGGCGCCTGTTTCGTTTTGCATTGCCGCTGCGGATCTCCCTTCCGTCAGGGGCCAGGGTGCGGCAGGGCTGGCTGATACAAATTCAGCAAGCGGAGGCTGTTGGGTGGGGTGAAGTTGCTCCTCTCCCGGGCTTTAGCCGTGAGACGCTCGACGAAGCCGGCCGAATCCTGCAGGATCGGCTATTTCGCCTGACTTCTTTCCCGCCAGAGATCACCTGGGCAGAATGGGCCGAAGCAGTCGAGCAGAGCCTGGAATCCGTGCCTGCTTCGGTGCGGTGGGGGGTCGAGCTGGCCCTTGCGCAGTGCCAGGCTGCTCGTCGGGGAAAACGCCTGGATACCTGGTTGGCACCGGATCCGCTGCCGATGGTTTCGATCAATGCGCTGATTCCGATCGACTGGCGAGAACATCCAGAGCGACTGCAGGCGATTCGAGCGGCTGGGTATCAGGCGGTGAAGGTCAAAGTGGGACAGCATGCGCCGAAGGAAGCCGCTCAGGACGTGAGGCTGCTGCGCAACCTGCTGGGACCAGAAGTTGAGTTGCGTGTGGATGCCAACCGGGCCTGGTCGTTGCGCGAGGCGCTGACATTTGCCGAGGCAATAGCCGATAGGAATGTGGCTTATCTGGAGGAACCGTTGCGTGATCCTGCCGAGCTCCACGATTTTGTGCGTCGAAGTCCGGTACCGGTTGCCTTAGACGAAACGTTGGCAGAGCAGCCAGACGTTCCGCTGCACTGCTGGGAGGGCGTGGCGGCCGTGGTGCTAAAGCCGGCCCTGATCGGGGGACTGCTGCGGGCCTGGCAACGCGCTCGCGAAGCAAACGCCCTGGGCATGACCGTGGTCTGGAGCGCGGCCTTTGAGACCGGCGTAGGCACCCGTGGACTGCTGGCGTTGGCCGCCGCCTCGCATAGCAAGGCGGCCGCTGGCCTGGATCCTTACCACTGGCTGGCTGACGATGTGGTATATCCCCGGCTGGCGCTGCATCCGGCAACCCGGGTAGCCGACGCGTTAACGGGTCCCTGGCGTCTCAATGCAGCCGTTCTGGAGGAGGTCAATGAGCACGCGTAA
- a CDS encoding 1,4-dihydroxy-2-naphthoate polyprenyltransferase: MPNGSGSTASVPALPRWRVWLLAARPKTLAAAVAPVLMGTAMAWADGGVHVPSALLALVGALLIQIGTNFANDYADYLKGADTTTRKGPLRVTAAGLVTPEAMRRATALMFALAVVAGLYLIWRGGWPVLAIGLLSILFGVLYTSGRYALAYLGLGELFVLIFFGPVAVGGTYYVQTLSITGEVLLMGLAPGLISTGILLVNNVRDIEEDRQAGKRTPVVRFGRAFGVGLYAFCLLSALLLPVLWYLVTYRHGGAIAVLALLPASVRAIWTLARVQEGAVLNALLAATGRLLLSYSILFSLGWVLT, from the coding sequence ATGCCGAATGGTTCCGGTTCAACGGCTTCGGTACCGGCGCTTCCGCGCTGGCGCGTCTGGCTATTGGCCGCGCGTCCTAAGACCCTTGCCGCGGCGGTTGCCCCGGTATTGATGGGCACGGCGATGGCCTGGGCAGATGGGGGCGTTCATGTGCCATCGGCGCTGCTGGCGCTGGTCGGGGCGCTGTTGATACAGATCGGGACAAACTTTGCCAACGATTACGCCGATTACTTGAAAGGTGCGGACACGACCACGCGCAAGGGACCATTGCGGGTAACGGCAGCCGGTCTGGTAACCCCGGAGGCTATGCGGCGCGCAACCGCATTGATGTTTGCACTGGCTGTGGTGGCTGGCCTTTACCTGATCTGGCGAGGAGGCTGGCCGGTGCTGGCCATCGGTTTGCTTTCGATTCTTTTCGGCGTGCTGTACACAAGTGGACGGTACGCCCTGGCCTATCTGGGACTGGGAGAACTTTTTGTGCTCATTTTTTTCGGACCGGTAGCTGTAGGGGGTACCTATTATGTGCAGACACTCTCCATCACGGGAGAGGTACTGCTGATGGGATTGGCGCCGGGTTTGATTTCGACCGGGATCCTGCTGGTAAACAACGTACGGGACATTGAGGAAGACCGGCAGGCCGGTAAGCGGACTCCTGTGGTGCGCTTTGGACGAGCTTTCGGCGTGGGTTTGTATGCCTTCTGTTTGCTGAGTGCGCTGCTGCTGCCAGTGCTCTGGTATCTGGTCACCTATCGGCATGGGGGAGCGATAGCAGTGCTCGCGCTACTGCCGGCCAGTGTCCGGGCCATATGGACGCTGGCGCGTGTGCAAGAGGGCGCCGTGCTGAATGCGTTACTGGCCGCTACCGGACGCTTGCTGCTGAGCTACAGCATACTGTTTTCACTGGGGTGGGTGCTGACCTGA
- the cynR gene encoding transcriptional regulator CynR, with protein sequence MIELRSLRYLLAVAEEGHFTRAAARCFVSQPALSQQIRKLEEALGEVLIDRSVTPVRLTAAGEVVAAHARRVLAELEAMQVALDELQGLQRGSLMVGAVQTVQAYLIPYAVATFTRMYPGIRLQVLELPADEVEAGVLEGRFHLGLSFVPPGSDGLETVPLFEEELVLVVPSDHALAAQRVASLDMLTQIPLALLPATYCTRRLWDRWARAMGVRPKVMLEINAIEGLLHLVRKLRVATILPALTLRLETACGLRAVRLPAPPPRRTVGIVRRRGAYVSRAAQAFEEVLQAWRAKNWNGRAAAA encoded by the coding sequence ATGATCGAGCTGCGATCGCTTCGTTACCTGTTGGCCGTCGCGGAAGAAGGACATTTCACGCGGGCTGCTGCGCGCTGCTTTGTTTCGCAGCCTGCGCTTTCGCAGCAGATTCGGAAGCTGGAGGAGGCGTTGGGCGAGGTGCTGATAGATCGGTCGGTGACGCCGGTGCGGTTGACAGCGGCAGGTGAAGTGGTGGCGGCGCATGCCCGACGCGTGCTGGCCGAGCTGGAGGCTATGCAGGTGGCGCTGGATGAGCTGCAGGGACTGCAGCGGGGGAGCCTGATGGTAGGGGCCGTGCAGACAGTGCAAGCCTATCTGATTCCCTACGCTGTCGCAACATTTACGCGCATGTATCCGGGGATCCGGTTGCAGGTGCTGGAGTTGCCTGCCGACGAGGTAGAGGCCGGTGTGCTGGAAGGGCGTTTCCATCTGGGGCTCAGTTTTGTGCCGCCGGGATCTGACGGTCTGGAAACTGTGCCGTTGTTTGAGGAAGAGCTTGTGCTGGTTGTGCCCTCGGACCATGCGCTGGCCGCGCAGCGTGTGGCTTCGCTGGACATGCTTACGCAGATTCCACTGGCCCTCCTGCCTGCTACGTACTGCACGCGGCGACTCTGGGATCGCTGGGCCCGGGCGATGGGCGTGCGCCCGAAAGTAATGCTGGAGATAAATGCGATCGAAGGGTTGTTGCATCTGGTTCGTAAGCTGCGAGTAGCCACCATATTGCCTGCCTTAACGCTGCGTTTGGAAACGGCCTGCGGGTTGCGCGCGGTTCGCCTGCCTGCGCCGCCGCCTCGGCGGACGGTAGGGATAGTGCGTCGCCGTGGGGCCTATGTAAGCAGGGCCGCGCAGGCATTTGAGGAGGTGCTTCAAGCCTGGCGCGCAAAAAACTGGAACGGAAGGGCGGCTGCTGCGTGA
- a CDS encoding protoglobin domain-containing protein, translating into MTTQTIPGYTYGHPDVARSPVSMEEFERLKQTVLFTEEDVHYLRMAGDVLADQIEDVLDLWYGFVGSHPHLLYYFQGPDGQPIPSYLERVRARFGQWILDTCRRPYDQDWLNYQMEIGLRHHRTKKNQTDGVPAPPHIPLRYLIAFIVPITLTIRDFLARKGHSPETVEKMHQAWFKAVTLQVVLWSYPYARDGDF; encoded by the coding sequence ATGACGACCCAGACAATCCCAGGCTATACGTATGGACATCCGGACGTAGCGCGCTCGCCTGTCTCTATGGAGGAATTTGAGCGGCTTAAACAAACCGTATTATTCACCGAGGAAGACGTACACTACCTGCGCATGGCGGGCGACGTGCTGGCCGATCAAATCGAGGACGTACTGGACCTGTGGTATGGGTTTGTAGGAAGTCATCCCCATCTGCTTTACTACTTCCAGGGGCCAGATGGACAGCCTATTCCGTCCTACCTGGAGCGCGTGCGAGCTCGTTTTGGTCAATGGATCCTGGACACCTGCCGGCGCCCCTATGATCAGGACTGGCTCAACTATCAGATGGAGATCGGGCTCCGGCACCATCGAACGAAAAAGAACCAGACCGACGGCGTCCCGGCTCCTCCCCACATTCCACTGCGCTATCTGATTGCCTTCATTGTTCCCATTACCCTCACCATCCGGGATTTTCTGGCCCGCAAGGGGCATTCCCCCGAAACGGTCGAAAAGATGCACCAGGCCTGGTTCAAAGCTGTCACGCTCCAGGTAGTCCTCTGGAGCTATCCGTACGCTCGGGACGGCGACTTTTGA
- a CDS encoding xanthine dehydrogenase family protein molybdopterin-binding subunit — protein MNGYELILERLEARRRPVTLTRRDFLKVGVAATGGLLIGSLVPHSGQARAEAPVELNPYVQIDPDGTVRIYVPKSEMGQGVRTSLALLVAEELDADWEQVRVEQAPLDPRYGNQGTGGSSSVRTRWQELREAGAMARVLLVEAAARRWGVDPARCRTKKGQVLHPNGRDVLAYGELAAEAARLEPPATVSLKDPAAFQLIGRPHIGVDVPEIITGRATYGIDMHVPGMLVASVVRCPYITGRLRSYDDTAARQVPGVRTVVEVPAIGADVHVRPGVAVVAEHTWAALKGRQALRVEWEPGEAAAHSSAAYLEQMQALAARPGQVIRERGVVEKALDQGARRVDATYAVPFLAHAPMEPMNATAHVEGNRCTIWAPVQIPAWVARATAQALGIPERNVRVFITLLGGGFGRRLNPDYAVEAALISKAVGAPVQVVWTREDDLQFDFYRPMAVHRIRAALDERGQPLAWYHRVVSTSIRATLQGPEAPDQHRSEVGGADLLPYRVPNWRLEYHPFQSPLPRGWWRSVDHTHTAFAVESFIDEMAAAAGRDPLAYRLELFDMEARTDGPYGYDPARLRRVLELAAEKAGWGQPLPEGHGRGIACHWSFRSYVAEVVEASVDDEGQVHVHRVVAAIDCGRIINPNGAEAQAVGGILDGLWTALKAEATLEGGRITITNFDTYPLLRQREVPPTIEVYFVESDQEPTGLGEPPVPPVAPALANAIYAATGRRLRQLPIRAEMLRS, from the coding sequence ATGAATGGCTATGAGCTCATTTTAGAACGTCTGGAAGCGCGTCGCCGTCCGGTTACGCTCACCCGACGGGACTTCCTGAAGGTGGGTGTAGCTGCCACGGGAGGCTTGTTGATCGGGAGTCTGGTGCCCCACAGTGGGCAGGCGCGTGCAGAAGCTCCCGTGGAACTGAATCCTTATGTGCAGATCGACCCGGACGGCACGGTGCGCATTTACGTGCCCAAGTCGGAGATGGGGCAGGGCGTGCGTACTTCGCTGGCCCTGCTGGTCGCCGAAGAGTTAGACGCCGACTGGGAGCAGGTGCGGGTGGAGCAGGCTCCCCTGGATCCCAGATACGGAAACCAGGGAACGGGAGGCAGCAGCAGCGTGCGGACGCGCTGGCAGGAGCTGCGCGAGGCTGGAGCGATGGCCCGGGTGCTGCTTGTCGAAGCCGCGGCCCGGCGATGGGGCGTCGATCCGGCACGTTGCCGTACGAAAAAAGGGCAGGTGTTGCATCCGAACGGACGGGATGTGCTTGCCTACGGGGAGCTGGCAGCGGAAGCAGCGCGCCTGGAGCCTCCTGCAACAGTGTCCCTGAAGGATCCAGCTGCATTTCAACTGATCGGCCGGCCGCACATCGGGGTGGATGTGCCCGAGATCATTACGGGCCGGGCCACGTACGGTATCGACATGCATGTGCCTGGCATGCTGGTGGCCAGTGTGGTGCGGTGCCCCTACATTACCGGTCGGTTGCGAAGCTACGACGATACCGCAGCGCGTCAGGTCCCCGGCGTGCGGACGGTCGTCGAGGTACCCGCAATTGGTGCGGATGTGCATGTGCGACCGGGCGTGGCCGTGGTGGCCGAGCATACGTGGGCGGCTTTGAAAGGGCGGCAGGCGCTGCGCGTTGAATGGGAGCCCGGTGAAGCTGCCGCGCACAGCTCGGCAGCTTATCTGGAGCAGATGCAGGCGCTAGCTGCCAGGCCCGGTCAGGTAATCCGCGAGCGGGGTGTTGTAGAAAAAGCACTGGATCAAGGAGCCCGGCGTGTCGACGCCACCTATGCTGTGCCCTTCCTGGCACATGCGCCGATGGAGCCAATGAATGCCACCGCGCATGTCGAAGGCAACCGGTGTACGATCTGGGCGCCTGTGCAAATTCCTGCCTGGGTAGCTCGCGCTACAGCCCAGGCGCTGGGCATTCCGGAGCGAAACGTACGCGTCTTTATCACGCTGCTGGGAGGCGGGTTTGGCCGCCGACTGAATCCGGATTATGCCGTGGAAGCGGCCTTGATTTCAAAGGCTGTCGGTGCGCCGGTGCAGGTAGTCTGGACGCGCGAAGATGACCTGCAATTTGATTTTTACCGTCCGATGGCCGTTCATCGCATTCGTGCTGCACTGGATGAACGCGGTCAACCTCTGGCCTGGTATCATCGCGTGGTTTCGACTTCTATTCGCGCTACGTTGCAGGGACCTGAGGCGCCCGACCAGCACCGCTCGGAGGTCGGGGGAGCCGATCTGCTGCCGTATCGCGTGCCGAATTGGCGGCTCGAATACCATCCCTTCCAGAGTCCGCTGCCACGCGGTTGGTGGCGTTCGGTCGATCACACGCACACGGCGTTTGCGGTCGAGAGCTTCATCGATGAGATGGCAGCGGCCGCCGGTCGCGATCCGCTGGCCTATCGCCTGGAACTGTTCGACATGGAAGCCCGCACAGATGGGCCCTATGGCTACGACCCGGCCCGCCTACGCCGCGTGCTGGAGCTGGCAGCCGAAAAAGCGGGATGGGGACAGCCGTTGCCCGAAGGCCACGGCCGGGGCATCGCCTGCCACTGGTCATTCCGAAGTTACGTAGCCGAAGTTGTGGAAGCCTCGGTGGACGACGAAGGCCAGGTGCACGTGCATCGCGTGGTCGCGGCGATCGACTGCGGACGCATCATTAATCCGAACGGCGCAGAAGCCCAGGCCGTGGGCGGCATTCTGGATGGTCTGTGGACTGCCTTAAAGGCAGAAGCTACCCTGGAGGGAGGCCGGATCACCATCACCAACTTTGACACCTACCCCCTGCTGCGACAGCGCGAGGTGCCGCCAACCATTGAAGTCTACTTCGTGGAAAGCGACCAGGAACCAACCGGCCTGGGCGAACCCCCGGTGCCTCCCGTGGCTCCGGCTCTGGCTAATGCAATCTACGCCGCCACAGGTCGTCGCCTTCGCCAATTGCCCATCCGGGCAGAGATGCTTCGGAGCTGA
- a CDS encoding (2Fe-2S)-binding protein, with protein sequence MERFELLVNGTRHTVEVPPDMPLLWVLRDVLGLKGTKFGCGKALCGACTVHLNGAPVRSCVLPVSAVAGQPITTIEGLDPAGNHPLQRAWRELNVPQCGYCQAGQLMTAAALLQQHPDPTDEEIVAAMAGNLCRCGTYLRIRQAIRRAAELMRQEGLR encoded by the coding sequence ATGGAACGGTTTGAATTGCTCGTCAACGGCACCCGGCATACAGTCGAAGTGCCTCCTGACATGCCTTTGCTCTGGGTGCTGCGGGATGTGCTGGGCCTGAAAGGGACCAAATTTGGTTGTGGGAAAGCGCTTTGTGGAGCCTGCACGGTCCACCTGAATGGTGCCCCTGTGCGCTCCTGCGTGTTGCCTGTCTCGGCGGTGGCCGGCCAACCTATTACGACGATTGAAGGCCTGGATCCAGCAGGCAATCATCCGCTGCAACGAGCCTGGCGTGAGCTCAACGTGCCGCAGTGCGGCTACTGCCAGGCAGGTCAGCTCATGACAGCCGCTGCCCTGCTGCAGCAGCATCCTGATCCCACCGACGAAGAGATTGTGGCCGCCATGGCCGGTAACCTGTGTCGTTGCGGCACCTATTTACGGATTCGTCAGGCCATACGCCGCGCTGCTGAACTGATGCGGCAGGAGGGGCTGCGATGA
- a CDS encoding MBL fold metallo-hydrolase, whose protein sequence is MNRRSFLQQTVAACLLPLIGPRRLSLQEDPFRLLRRNVGIFTGRGGTIGWLATSEALIVVDAQFPETATQCWEGLHARTERRIDALINTHHHRDHTAGNRALKPHARQIIAHRNVPELQRRAARQQGTLDQQVYADRTFDTQLMLEAGDERVHVVYYGPAHTGGDAIIFFEKANIVHVGDLVFNRMPCFIDLPGGATTEGWIAALERLHTTYESDTQFIFGHGHPRYGVVGSRADLLVMRDFLEGLRRYVEAGLKAGKSVDELAAVDRLPDFPEHYLESWQQGIPNAIRAVYQELTGS, encoded by the coding sequence ATGAACCGTCGCTCCTTTCTGCAGCAAACCGTTGCTGCATGCCTGTTGCCCCTGATCGGGCCTCGCAGGTTGTCCTTGCAGGAAGATCCGTTTCGCCTACTTCGCCGTAATGTGGGAATTTTTACCGGGCGCGGCGGTACTATTGGCTGGTTGGCCACCTCCGAGGCGCTGATTGTGGTGGACGCGCAGTTTCCCGAAACCGCCACACAGTGCTGGGAAGGATTGCATGCACGCACTGAGCGCAGGATTGACGCGCTCATCAATACCCATCACCATCGGGATCACACAGCAGGCAATCGGGCACTGAAGCCGCACGCGCGCCAGATCATTGCGCATCGCAACGTTCCGGAGCTTCAGCGCCGTGCAGCCCGGCAGCAGGGCACGCTGGACCAGCAGGTCTATGCCGACCGTACGTTTGACACGCAGCTCATGCTCGAAGCGGGCGACGAGCGCGTGCACGTCGTCTACTATGGGCCTGCGCATACAGGCGGCGATGCCATCATCTTTTTTGAAAAAGCTAACATCGTACACGTAGGAGATCTGGTCTTCAACCGGATGCCCTGTTTCATTGACCTGCCCGGGGGAGCGACAACGGAAGGATGGATTGCTGCCCTGGAACGGCTACATACTACCTACGAGTCAGACACCCAGTTCATCTTTGGCCACGGGCATCCCAGGTACGGCGTTGTTGGCAGCCGCGCCGATCTTCTGGTGATGCGCGACTTTCTGGAGGGGCTGCGGCGCTACGTTGAAGCAGGGCTCAAAGCTGGAAAGTCGGTTGACGAACTGGCGGCTGTCGACCGTCTACCGGATTTTCCGGAACATTACCTGGAAAGCTGGCAGCAGGGTATTCCCAATGCCATTCGCGCGGTTTACCAGGAGCTCACCGGTTCATAG
- the menD gene encoding 2-succinyl-5-enolpyruvyl-6-hydroxy-3-cyclohexene-1-carboxylic-acid synthase codes for MSFDVHNQQHWADRLVDELVRCGVTHFCIAPGSRSTPLVAAVARHPDAHAVVHYDERGTAFLALGYARATGRPAAWITTSGTAVANGFPAVIEASQDEVPLLLLTADRPPELRDTGANQTIDQVKLFGSYVRWQFELPVPDADLEPALVQTTVSQAVYRSMRPPAGPVHLNCPFREPLVPQPETLRTMEVAETPHTRYAGPEMRPHAATVAELAATLRSVERGVIIAGRLRSLGAAAHVAKLAAHLGWPLLADVTSGLRLGADAFPHVPFAELLLRDPERAAHALQPEAVLHVGGRFVSKRLLQFVKAARLRCYVHVHDSPARLDPTHRVTWRIEADVAHACAALCEAWPSAAQPSAWTCHWQQANRAIQDRLQEQFDEGELAEPDVAWHLGRWLPPTHGLVLASSLPVRLMHTWAAPDGPQPPVAANRGASGIDGTVATATGFGWGLERPVTLLIGDLALLHDLNSLALLRNRPVVVVVLNNDGGGIFSFLPVAAHTNMFEPFFGTPHGLRFEQAAALFGLDYAAPRTLAELAQAYREACTRPTATLIEVRTRRTRTYARWQELEAMLSDIRTAFYEPVSSW; via the coding sequence TTGAGCTTCGACGTTCATAATCAGCAGCACTGGGCAGACCGGCTCGTTGATGAGCTGGTGCGCTGTGGCGTAACGCACTTCTGCATCGCCCCGGGATCACGGTCAACACCGCTGGTAGCGGCCGTGGCCCGTCATCCGGATGCGCATGCTGTGGTTCATTATGACGAGCGCGGGACGGCTTTTCTGGCACTGGGCTACGCTCGTGCTACAGGACGACCCGCCGCCTGGATCACCACTTCAGGCACGGCGGTCGCCAATGGATTCCCTGCTGTGATTGAAGCAAGCCAGGATGAGGTACCTCTACTTCTACTCACCGCTGACCGACCGCCCGAGCTGCGCGACACTGGTGCCAACCAGACGATTGACCAGGTAAAACTTTTCGGGTCGTACGTGCGCTGGCAATTTGAGCTTCCTGTGCCCGATGCGGACCTGGAACCAGCACTGGTTCAAACCACCGTAAGCCAGGCGGTCTATCGCAGTATGCGGCCACCGGCAGGTCCGGTCCACCTGAACTGTCCCTTTCGCGAACCGCTGGTGCCTCAGCCAGAGACACTTCGTACCATGGAAGTCGCCGAAACGCCGCATACGCGGTATGCAGGGCCCGAGATGAGGCCGCATGCCGCCACGGTTGCCGAGCTGGCGGCTACGCTTCGGTCTGTAGAACGAGGGGTCATCATAGCCGGACGGCTGCGCTCGCTTGGCGCGGCAGCGCACGTTGCAAAACTGGCAGCGCATCTGGGCTGGCCCCTGTTGGCGGATGTAACGTCCGGGTTGCGTCTGGGAGCTGATGCGTTTCCGCATGTTCCGTTTGCCGAACTGCTGTTACGCGATCCAGAACGCGCTGCCCACGCCTTGCAACCAGAAGCCGTGCTGCATGTAGGCGGACGCTTTGTCTCTAAACGCCTGCTTCAATTCGTAAAAGCTGCCCGGCTGCGCTGCTACGTGCATGTGCACGACAGTCCGGCACGGCTCGATCCAACGCATCGGGTAACGTGGCGCATAGAGGCGGACGTCGCTCATGCCTGCGCCGCCCTATGCGAAGCATGGCCCTCTGCAGCGCAACCGTCTGCCTGGACCTGCCACTGGCAACAGGCCAACAGGGCCATTCAAGACCGTTTGCAGGAACAGTTTGACGAGGGCGAACTGGCCGAACCAGACGTGGCCTGGCACCTGGGGCGCTGGCTGCCTCCAACGCACGGACTGGTGCTGGCCAGCAGTCTGCCGGTACGACTGATGCATACCTGGGCTGCTCCTGACGGGCCGCAACCTCCGGTGGCAGCCAATCGTGGCGCCAGTGGCATTGACGGCACCGTAGCCACCGCAACGGGCTTCGGCTGGGGGCTGGAACGCCCCGTAACGCTGCTGATCGGCGATCTGGCGTTGCTGCACGACCTGAACAGCCTGGCGTTGTTGCGCAACCGACCCGTCGTTGTGGTCGTGCTGAACAACGACGGGGGGGGTATTTTCTCATTTCTTCCTGTCGCCGCCCATACCAACATGTTTGAGCCCTTCTTTGGAACGCCTCATGGGCTGAGGTTTGAACAGGCAGCCGCGCTGTTTGGCCTGGACTATGCAGCTCCCCGAACACTTGCAGAGCTAGCGCAGGCTTACCGTGAAGCGTGCACTCGTCCGACTGCGACGCTCATCGAAGTGCGCACCCGGCGCACTCGCACCTATGCGCGCTGGCAGGAGCTGGAGGCGATGCTCAGCGATATCCGGACCGCTTTCTATGAACCGGTGAGCTCCTGGTAA